The following coding sequences are from one Humulus lupulus chromosome X, drHumLupu1.1, whole genome shotgun sequence window:
- the LOC133803376 gene encoding heavy metal-associated isoprenylated plant protein 2-like, which produces MVSKKTVVSVELLCSKCRQKVMNLIAKIEGITSIVLDPSKNTVTVIGEADPVCIIRKVRKFRKTATIVSIGPPKEEKKDEKKDMIISYPSSTCKKCDVWYVVAEDAYTHYCSIM; this is translated from the exons ATGGTTTCTAAG AAAACTGTGGTGTCAGTGGAACTGCTCTGCTCCAAGTGCAGGCAGAAGGTGATGAACTTAATTGCAAAGATTGAAGGAATAACTTCTATAGTCCTAGACCCCTCAAAAAATACAGTGACAGTGATTGGTGAAGCTGATCCAGTGTGTATCATTAGGAAGGTAAGGAAGTTCAGGAAAACTGCTACAATTGTGAGTATTGGTCCTCCAAAGGAAGagaaaaaagatgaaaagaaggACATGATCATTTCTTACCCTTCAAGCACTTGTAAGAAATGCGATGTTTGGTATGTCGTGGCCGAAGATGCTTACACCCATTACTGCTCCATTATGTAA
- the LOC133803375 gene encoding inositol-pentakisphosphate 2-kinase-like, whose amino-acid sequence MEVVLDQNDAAQWTYRGEGAINLVLAYSGSSPAFIGKVLRIQKVARNKSKPDKSLTALALHERLVWKEIEDIVSAPTRELAGHKFLEHVISPLLGSKYVDVGKRVMVSREFLESVEKNVLSQRPAWRVDAAKVDTRCDSVLLLSDHSIFPSGIHEGEHCLCVEIKPKCGFLPISEFIGEGNCIKRSVSRYKMHQALKLHGGEISSFSEYDPIDLFSGVKDRIHKSINDLLSSPQNNFRVFLDGSLIFGTLGGIADSTNSVILEGFEDALKDVILGDHGLRTESFIQLIAETIYTSGVMDRLIELQKLENLDIEGAIHAYYNIICEPCKVCRELGEEKVPHKYTTLHSISLDESLKIVKNFLIGTTAKDCSLMMSFKPRKGVSESPYDSVYLKSTRQTFDYKVCFIDLDLKPFESMQEYYEKDKKIVSCYTRMVKSKQEVE is encoded by the exons ATGGAGGTGGTTTTGGATCAAAACGACGCTGCTCAATGGACTTACAGAGGCGAAGGCGCCATTAATCTTGTCCTTGCTTACTCCGGATCATCTCCTGCCTTT attggcaaagttttgcGGATTCAGAAGGTTGCGAGGAACAAATCGAAGCCTGACAAGAGCCTCACAGCTTTAGCCCTGCACGAGCGCCTTGTGTGGAAGGAGATAGAAGACATTGTGTCCGCACCTACCAGAGAACTTGCCGGCCACAAGTTTCTGGAGCACGTAATAAGCCCTTTACTGGGTTCCAAATATGTAGATGTTGGG AAGCGCGTTATGGTTTCAAGGGAATTTCTTGAGTCGGTTGAGAAAAATGTATTGTCTCAGCGTCCTGCTTGGAGAGTTGATGCTGCCAAAGTTGATACACGTTGTGATTCCGTGCTTCTACTATCTGATCATTCTATTTTTCCAAGTG GCATCCATGAAGGTGAACACTGCTTATGTGTAGAGATAAAG CCCAAATGTGGATTCCTCCCAATCTCAGAATTTATAGGTGAAGGGAACTGCATCAAACGAAGTGTATCTCGTTATAAAATGCACCAGGCCCTCAAGTTGCATGGAGGAGAG ATTTCCTCATTTAGTGAATATGACCCTATTGATTTGTTCTCGGGAGTAAAGGACAGAATACATAAATCTATCAATGATCTCCTCTCATCCCCTCAAAACAATTTTCGTGTATTTTTAGATGGTTCTCTAATATTTGGGACCTTGGGTGGTATTGCTGACAGTACAAATTCTGTCATTCTAGAAGGATTTGAAGATGCACTCAAAGATGTCATTCTAGGGGATCATGGTCTGCGTACAGAGAGTTTTATACAACTTATTGCCGAAACAATTTACACATCCGGAGTAATGGATAGGCTTATAGAACTTCAAAAGCTTGAGAATCTTGACATAGAGGGGGCAATTCAtgcatattataatattatttgtgaGCCTTGCAAAGTGTGTAGAGAATTGGGGGAAGAGAAAGTTCCACACAAGTATACGACCTTGCATTCCATTTCTTTAGACGAAAGCTTGAAGATAGTAAAGAACTTTTTGATCGGCACAACAGCCAAGGACTGCAGTTTGATGATGAGTTTTAAACCGAGGAAAGGTGTCTCAGAATCTCCGTATGACAGTGTGTACCTGAAATCAACCCGTCAAACTTTTGATTATAAG GTATGTTTCATTGATCTGGATTTGAAACCTTTTGAAAGTATGCAAGAATATTATGAAAAAGACAAGAAAATTGTAAGCTGCTACACACGGATGGTGAAATCAAAGCAAGAGGTGGAATAA